The following is a genomic window from Kiritimatiellia bacterium.
ACCCCTCGGCGGTTCTTGGGAGGGTTGAGTTCTGCCGAGGATTTCGGATCGTCAGACTAGTCGTCGAGCAGCCTCCGAGCGCCGCGGATCTCTTCGAGAATTCGGAGTGCGGCTGCGTGAGGGTCGGACGCCTCCAAGATTGGCCGCCCCACGACCACGTGAGTTGACCCCGCCCGCGTGGCCTCGGCGGCCGACAACGTGCGTTGTTGATCGCCGCGCGTCTCGCCTGCGGCTCGGATGCCCGGAGTGACGAGGAGCGGTTCGGGACCGAATTCGCGCCGGAGCCATTCGACCTCCAGCGGCGAACACACCAGCCCGTCGGCGCCGGACTCAAGAGCGAGGCGCCCGAGGGCTAACACCTGTTGCTGCATGGACCGTTTGATCCCGAGATCGACGAGGTCGACGTCAGAAAGGCTCGTCAGGGCGGTGACAGCGACGATCCTTGGACGCGCGGTTCCGAATTCCTGCGCGGCTTCGGCTGCGGCGCGCACCATCGCGCGTCCCCCTGACGCATGAATCGTAAGCATCTGCACGCCGTACCGGGCGGCGGATCGAACCGACCTGGCGACGGTGCGTGGAATGTCGTGCAGTTTGAGGTCGAGGAAGATCCGCGCCCGGCGAGTTTTCAGCGGCTCGAGAGCGGAGGGTCCTTCGGCAGTGAACAGCTCCAAGCCGACTTTGAACCACTCCACATCGGATGGCATTTGGGAAAGAACCTGGTGCAGATCGGCGGTTGACGGCACATCGAGTGCGACCACAAGAGCGGGTTCAGACGACATGGTGCTGTTCATGCCAGATCTCGAAGGCCGGAGAAAGGAATTTTACTTTGCGGAGAGCGTTGCATTATACGAGGCGCGACACAGCAACGGCGCGATTAGACACTGCAAAAGCGTGTAACAGAACCTTGTGGCCGAAAGTGATCGAATCGAGCCATGATCTCGGGGATTTCAGATGCTTCAATCGACGGTCGATTGCGTGGTTCGGAATTCGTTCCATGGATATCGAGCTCTATTTGGTCGGCTGATTCGCCGCAATCGAAGAATTCCGCGCGGGTAGTTCGGAAGTGAACCGAATTGGCATCGTCGCCTTTTCAGGCGGGGATGAGGGCATTCCGCGTGATGCAGATGATTCTGCTCCTTGGGCCGATCTTTCGGGTCAAAGCGAGGGGGCTTTGTGCAATTTCCTCGGGCGGAATAGGATAAAGCGTCCGAATAAAAATCTGGCCTGGAGGGGTTGACAATGGTTAGGAATTTGCTAGGTTTTCCCTTTGCGATAGGGATCAATTCAAATCTGCTCTTTGGGGCGTCAAAAATTTTTTGGAAAGGCGCTTGACAGTCGAAGTCGGATCGCTACTGTTTTGCGCTCGTTTTGATTGTTCTTTGACATGCGAATACTTGCTATGCCGCTTCGGGAAGGAAGTGGCGTGGTTTGTGCGAGGTGATACGTCAGTTTTTTGAGTAGATCGGGATTGCCGTGAGGCAGTCCGGCCGGATCTCAGCCGGCCGTCCGAAAGGTCGGTCGGTGACACACTTTCCTTACGGAGAGTTTGATTCTGGCTCAGAACGAACGCTGGCGGCGTGGATGAGGCATGCAAGTCGAACGGGACATCCGGTGTGGCAACACATCGGGTGTTCAGTGGCGGAAGGGTGAGTAACGCGCGGGTAACCTACCTCGAAGTTGGGAATAGCTCGGGGAAACCTGAGGTAATACCGAATGTGGTCGCGCTGCGCATGCAGCGCTATCTAAAGCTGGGGACCGCAAGGCCTGGCGCTTCGAGATGGGCCCACGTCCTATCAGCTAGTTGGTGAGGTAACGGCTCACCAAGGCGATGACGGGTAGCTGGTCTGAGAGGATGGTCAGCCACACTGGGACTGAGACACTGCCCAGACTCCTACGGGAGGCTGCAGTCGAGAATCATTCGCAATGGGCGCAAGCCTGACGATGCGACGCCGCGTGCGGGATGAAGGCCTTCGGGTTGTAAACCGCTGTGAGGAGGGAACAACGGGCGGGCCGCTAATACCGGTCGGCTCTGATAGTACCTCCAGAGGAAGCCACGGCTAACTCTGTGCCAGCAGCCGCGGTAATACAGAGGTGGCGAGCGTTGTTCGGATTTACTGGGCGTAAAGGGTGCGTAGGCGGCCGCGCGTGTCGGGTGTGAAAGCCCCCGGATCATCCGGGGAACGGCACTCGAAACTGTGCGGCTCGAGGGCAGGAGAGGAGAGCGGAATTCACGGTGTAGCGGTGAAATGCGTTGATATCGTGAAGAACACCGGTGGCGAAGGCGGCTCTCTGGACTGTTTCTGACGCTGAGGCACGAAAGCTAGGGGAGCAAACAGGATTAGATACCCTGGTAGTCCTAGCCGTAAACGGTGTGCACTTGGTGTGGGAGGCTTTATCCCCTTCCGTGCCGGAGCTAACGCGTTAAGTGCACCGCCTGGGGAGTACGGTCGCAAGATTAAAACTCAAAGAAATTGACGGGGGCCCGCACAAGCGGTGGAGCATGTGGCTTAATTCGATGCAACGCGAAGAACCTTACCTGGGCTTGACATGCGGCTGGATGCCCGCCGAAAGGTGGGAGGCCTTCGAGGCTGCCGCACAGGTGCTGCATGGCTGTCGTCAGCTCGTGCCGTGAGGTGTTGGGTTAAGTCCCGCAACGAGCGCAACCCCTGCCACTAGTTGCCACCCGCGCAAGCGGAGCACTCTAGTGGGACTGCCTGTGACAAGCAGGAGGAAGGTGGGGATGACGTCAAGTCAGTATGGTCCTTATGTCCAGGGCTGCACACGTGCTACAATGATCGGTACAGAAGGATGCAAAACCGCGAGGTGGAGCCAATCCCCAAAACCGATCACAGTTCAGATTGCAGTCTGCAACTCGACTGCATGAAGCCGGAATCGCTAGTAATGGCGCATCAGCTACGGCGCCGTGAATACGTTCCCGGGCCTTGTACACACCGCCCGTCACATCACGAAAGCCGATTGCACCCGAAGTGGCCGATTCAACCCGCAAGGGGGATAGGTCCCTAAGGTGTGGTTGGTGATTGGGATGAAGTCGTAACAAGGTAGCCGTAGGGGAACCTGCGGCTGGATCACCTCCTTTCTAAGGAGCATCGGACGAAAGGCTGGCCAAAGTGGTCGACCTCGGTTGGCTGCCGAGCCCGCCTTTCCGACGAGAGGATAAACATCCTGCAAGTTCAGGATGCGCGCCATGGTAACATGGCGCAGCCGTATGCCTGCGCAAGCCGCGCCAGTTCCTTATCGAACGCGCATAGCAAGTGTTCGGGTGAAGCGAGATGTCGAGCCGGACAGCCGCTCGAGCGCGTCTCCGAGACCGGTGTCGCGGGGGCATAGCTCAGTTGGTAGAGCGTCTGCTTTGCAAGCAGAAGGTCACCGGTTCGAACCCGGTTGCCTCCAGTCTTTCGAGGATCAGCCGGACGAGATCACGCGCCGCCGTGGAGTGCTGGCGCGGACTGGCCGGGACGAACCCGGGCCGGGTGCTCCGATCGCGTGAGCCTGCCCTGAGCGCGTCCCATTCGGGACAAGTCAAAGGGCGTGTAGCTCAGTTGGTTAGAGCGCGTCCCTGATAAGGACGAGGTCCCTGGTTCGAATCCAGGCACGCCCAGGCTTGAAATGGGCAAGATTGCGCGCCGGCGCCATCCGCAGAGCGAACGGGTATCTCGTTTCACAAAGTGATTTCCCGTCGAGAGACCCATTGGGTCTGTTGATCGGGCCGCTCTTTGACAATTGCATAGGATGGGGACATACAATCTTCACCGAAGAAGATTGCCCCGCGTTTGGCGTGTATCGTCAACGCGGGTCCAAGCGTTTTGGTCAAGTTAGAAAGGGCGCACAGTGAATGCCTTGGCATCCATAGGCGATGAAGGACGCGGCAAGCTGCGATAAGCGCCGGGGAGCGGCAAGCACGCTTTGATCCGGCGATCTCCGAATGGGGTAACCCGGCCCGGGTTATGCCGGGCCATTTCCGGATGAATCCATAGTCCGGAAAAGCGACACCAGGGGAAGTGAAACATCTCAGTACCCTGAGGAAAAGAAAGCGCAAGCGATTCCCTCAGTAGTGGCGAGCGAAAGGGGAACAGCCTAAACCGCGGTGCTTGCACCGCGGGGTTGCGGGGCCGCAATGTGATATCGAAGAGGGTAGCGGAAGAGTTCTGGAAAGCTCCCCCATAGAGGGTGATAGGCCCGTACGCGAAACCTGAATCGAGTCTAGCGGAACCCCAAGTAGAGCGGGACACGTGAAACCCTGCTTGAATCCGGGAGGACCACCTTCCAAGGCTAAATACTCATGGATGACCGATAGTGAACAAGTACCGTGAGGGAAAGGTGAAAAGAACCCCGGGAGGGGAGTGAAATAGAACCTGCAACTGTGTGCCTACAAGCTATAGGAGTCCCGCAAGGGATGACTGTTTGCCTTTTGCATAATGAGTCCGCGAGTCACGGTGTGTGGCGAGGTTAAGGCCGTTGGCCCGGCCGGAGCCGTAGCGAAAGCGAGTGCGAAATGCGCGTCCAGTCGCATGCCGTGGACCCGAAGCCGTGTGAGCTACCCATGGCCAGGATGAAACGTGGGTAACACCTCGTGGAGGTCCGAACCCGTGGCCGTTGAAAAGGCTTGGGATGAGCTGTGGGTAGGAGCGAAAGACTAAACAAACTCGGTGATAGCTGGTTCTCCTCGAAATAACTTTAGGGTTAGCCTGCGAGATTGCTCGCCGCGGAGGTAGAGCACTAATTGGACTAGGGCCCTTACCGGGGTTCCGAAGCCAGTTAAACTCCGAATGCCGCGGCAGACACTCGCGGAGATAGACTGTGGGGGATAAGCTTCATAGTCGAGAGGGAAATAGCCCAGACCGCCGGCTAAGGCCCCCCAATCCGGTTAAGTGCGTAAGGATGTGAGATTGCGAAGACAGCTGGGATGTTGGCTTAGAGGCAGCCATCATTTAAACAGTGCGTAACAGCTGACCAGCCAAGTGATCTCGCGCCGAAAATGAACGGGACTAAATCGGATGCCGACGCCGCGGATGTCGTTCAGGTTCGCCTGGACGGCGTGGTAGAGGAGCGTTCTCTACGGGTCGAAGGAGAAGGGAAACCGACTCTGGACTGTAGAGAAGTGATTATGCGGACATGAGTAACGATAAACCGGGTGAGAATCCCGGTCGCCGAAATCCCAAGGTTTCCTGGGGAAGGTTCGTCCGCCCAGGGTTAGTCGGCCCCTAAGCAGAGGTCAATCGACGTATGCGATGGGAAGCAGGTTCAATATTCCTGCACCGCCCGACCGGCGTTACCAGCAACGGAGTAACGCAGCAAGTAGCGCGAGCCGCCGATTGGAAGTGGCGGTCCAAGCCTCGAGATGGCTCCGGCAGGCAAATCCGCCGGGGTAACATCAAGGGGGGATGGGACGCGGAGGCTACGGCCGATGCGGATTCGCGTGGGCTCAACTGCCGAGAAAAACTTCTAGCGAGCCGGTCGAGCGACCGTACCGGAAACCGACACAGGTGGGAGGGTAGAACATACCAAGGCGCGCGAGAGAAACCTCGTTAAGGAACTCGGCAATCTAGCCCCGTATCTTCGGTAGAAGGGGTCCTCCCCGGCGTGCGATCACCTCAAGCGCTGGAGAGGCGCAGTGAAAGGGCTCAAGCGACTGTTTACCAAAAACACAGCACTCTGCAAACTCGAAAGAGGACGTATAGGGTGTGACACGTGACCAATGCGGAAAGGTTAAGGCAAGGGGTTAGCCGCAAGGCGAAGCTCCGACCCGAAGCCCCCGTGAATGTCGGCCGTAACTATAACGGTCCTAAGGTAGCGAAATTCCTTGTCGGGTAAGTTCCGACCTGCACGAATCGTGTAACGACTTGAGCGCTGTCTCAACGAGGATCTCGGTGAAATTGTAGTCCAGAGGAAAGTGTCTGGTACCCGCAGTAGGACGGAAAGACCCTGTGAACCTTTACTGCAATCTGATATGGGGTTCTGGTTCTTCATATGTAGCATAGCTGGGAGGCTGTGAAGTCCCGGCGTCAGTCGGGATGGAGCCGTCAGTGAAATACCAGTTTTGAGGCATCGGAATTCTAACCCCGTGCCGTCAGCCGGCCGGGGGACAGTGTCAGAGGGCCAGTTTGACTGGGGCGGTTTCCTCCTAAAAAGTAACGGAGGAGCGCGAAGGTACCCTCAGCACGGTCGGCAATCGTGCGTAGAGCGTATAGGTAGAAGGGTGCTTAACTGCGAGACCTACAAGTCGAGCAGGTGCGAAAGCAGGCCTAAATGATCC
Proteins encoded in this region:
- the pyrF gene encoding orotidine-5'-phosphate decarboxylase, with translation MSSEPALVVALDVPSTADLHQVLSQMPSDVEWFKVGLELFTAEGPSALEPLKTRRARIFLDLKLHDIPRTVARSVRSAARYGVQMLTIHASGGRAMVRAAAEAAQEFGTARPRIVAVTALTSLSDVDLVDLGIKRSMQQQVLALGRLALESGADGLVCSPLEVEWLRREFGPEPLLVTPGIRAAGETRGDQQRTLSAAEATRAGSTHVVVGRPILEASDPHAAALRILEEIRGARRLLDD